A single window of Gemmatimonadales bacterium DNA harbors:
- a CDS encoding MBL fold metallo-hydrolase — MIALSALGSGSGGNAFVLDGPDGALLVDAGFTAKELERRATLVGVDLSRVHGVVLTHEHGDHATGSVRIAKRLGVPLVATEGTLRSLAPPEGVDRVMLRSSSIAELGPFSIESCRIIHDAAEPTALAVEYQEVRLGVAYDFGRATLGLRHLLRGCDALVVESNYDEIMLRTSDYPVSVQHRIAGSGGHLSNRAAAELLADLCHDGLGVVVLAHLSRQCNAPEVAHSTVAGYLGVRGFTGRIAVATQDTPVGPLPISASGARHRLATQCELEFS, encoded by the coding sequence ATGATCGCGCTGTCGGCACTCGGCTCGGGATCCGGCGGCAATGCCTTCGTTTTGGACGGCCCCGATGGAGCCTTGCTGGTCGACGCGGGGTTCACGGCCAAGGAACTCGAGCGGCGCGCCACACTGGTCGGGGTCGATCTCAGTCGGGTCCACGGCGTCGTACTGACCCATGAACACGGCGACCACGCCACCGGCTCAGTCCGGATAGCAAAGCGGCTGGGGGTGCCGCTGGTAGCTACCGAGGGAACCTTGCGATCGCTCGCGCCACCGGAAGGGGTCGACCGAGTCATGCTGCGCAGCAGCTCGATTGCTGAGCTGGGCCCGTTTTCGATCGAGAGTTGCCGGATCATCCATGATGCGGCCGAGCCGACGGCGCTGGCCGTCGAGTACCAGGAAGTCCGCCTTGGCGTGGCGTATGACTTCGGTCGGGCAACACTCGGCCTGCGCCACCTCCTACGCGGGTGTGACGCGCTCGTGGTCGAGTCGAACTACGACGAAATCATGCTGCGAACCAGTGACTACCCGGTCTCGGTACAGCACCGGATTGCAGGATCGGGCGGCCATCTGTCGAACCGGGCCGCCGCCGAGCTGCTGGCCGACCTCTGTCACGACGGACTCGGCGTGGTGGTCCTGGCGCACCTCAGCCGACAGTGCAACGCGCCGGAAGTGGCCCACTCGACCGTCGCTGGCTATCTGGGCGTCCGCGGCTTTACCGGGCGGATCGCGGTCGCTACGCAGGACACACCGGTTGGTCCGCTGCCGATCTCGGCAAGCGGCGCCCGTCATCGCCTGGCCACCCAATGTGAACTCGAGTTCTCGTAA